Proteins encoded together in one bacterium window:
- a CDS encoding DUF1559 domain-containing protein, protein MRRVGFTLIELLVVIAIIAILAAILFPVFAKAREKARQTSCLSNMRQIGNATLMYCSDYDGRWCPSPTVRADAVGWSVTLAALAPQAQIQPYVKNIQVHTCPSRTEANGWSSGGHAMYGSAAYPDEFLGLGLGYGPGQYSNPPVHVEALDRPAEVVAWADTTYPTSLGADRCFAYPRLKYPNACHYESYIGTADYTAHNGGSNVAFFDGHAKWLAASTIMGTY, encoded by the coding sequence ATGCGACGTGTGGGCTTTACGCTGATTGAACTGCTGGTCGTCATCGCCATCATCGCCATCCTGGCGGCGATCCTCTTCCCCGTCTTCGCCAAGGCCCGTGAGAAGGCGCGGCAGACAAGCTGTCTGTCCAACATGCGGCAGATCGGGAACGCCACGCTGATGTACTGCAGTGACTACGACGGGCGTTGGTGCCCGTCGCCGACCGTACGGGCCGATGCGGTGGGCTGGAGCGTGACCCTCGCGGCGCTGGCTCCGCAGGCGCAGATCCAGCCGTACGTCAAGAACATCCAGGTGCACACCTGTCCGTCGCGGACGGAGGCGAACGGCTGGAGTTCCGGCGGCCACGCGATGTACGGCAGCGCCGCGTATCCCGACGAGTTCCTGGGCCTGGGCCTCGGCTACGGGCCGGGCCAGTACTCCAACCCGCCGGTGCACGTCGAGGCGCTCGACCGTCCGGCCGAAGTCGTCGCGTGGGCGGACACGACGTACCCGACGTCGCTGGGCGCCGACCGCTGCTTCGCCTATCCGCGCCTCAAGTACCCCAATGCCTGCCACTACGAGAGCTACATCGGCACCGCCGACTATACCGCCCACAACGGCGGCAGCAACGTGGCCTTCTTCGATGGCCACGCCAAGTGGCTGGCGGCGTCCACAATCATGGGGACGTACTGA